The DNA segment CACCTAAACAATGAGAAGTCGAGAACAGTATAGCTCTCAACCACGCAAAAACTCAGGCCTTGGCAAGAAGCCACTTATTTCAGCAAATGATAGTGAATAACACGAGTGACATCACATTCAAGAAACATTTTCATGGTCAATTTCACATTGTATAATTCTATTAATTTCAGTATGAGATCAATTCTAAAGAAAAGACTGTCACTAATTTTTGGAAGGTGAATTACTCCATAAATTTAGAActtgataaaaaagaaattatagaTCACGGTCAATAATGAGAATAATACCATTTTGTTTGCTACCAGTTCCACCAGAGACAGGACATTACTCAGGCAACAACAGTCGACAGTTTTAAGGGTGTCAGGTTGAGTTGCAGAAATCAGGCATTTTTTTGAACAGGGCACATCATAGTTCTTGTCAATTGCACATTGAACTTCCATGAACCCAGATTCTGACAAATCCACTCGTTTTATCTCTTCCAAGAGCAAGCATGCAACTGCATCAATGGATTCAGCACCTTCCAAGAATGGGCATTTAGCATTCATACACAATTCAGCATGCAGTTGATTTATTGAAGGAAGACAGACAGTAGCAACAGATAGTCTCCCATTCTCAAGAAACATAATTATAGACTTCAAAACAGTCACCGTTAAACCAAAATTATCCTTGTTAAAAAACTTCTCTCCACCCAGATAAGAAAAAATATGGAGAATAGTCAACACCATCAAAGAATCCAACTTGCATGATCGAAGAATATGATAAGAAGCATCACAGATAAATCCAACATAATCAGTTGCAGCACATACTGATGCTAATATAATACTTGCTGCCACCAATTGTTCACTTGAAGCTGCATCAGATGATATCTCATTAACACAATTCACAAAATCAGTGGCTCTCAAATCAGAAGACAGAGTTTCAGCATCTACTCTATTGTTTACTATAATTTTTCCCTGTATAAGAAAATCTTCAATGAGGCCAAGCAGCTCATGCAAAGAATAATTCTCTACAAACAGGATTCTTGTCTCTGCATCAGTCATAACTGAGGAAAAAGATGTGAACTTTCGTCAAATTAAATTCAAGTTCAATGAAGTGCaaataacataatattatatagaatcaaaaacattattttaatgtTGAGCAAATGGAAGTTGATCATGAAATAGATTAGAAAACCTGTGCAGATATGTTCAGAATAAGATCGCACGCAGTGGAATGATTTCCCATCCCAGAGTCTCCCAAATGTCTCTGTTGTCGTCATGGAAAAATTGAACAGCATAAGTGTTAACAGCACTGAAACCCTCTCCCtgagaaattaaaaaagtaataataataaaattaatatcaaCACCACCATTAGTCTACCTGATTAGTTTGTTTCAACAAGGAAAGCAAAATACTGAAACAAAATGTATGGAAGGTGTTCAACAGCATTGACCTCATACTATCAAAAAGAGCATGAGACACTTACTTCTGTGTGAGCTTTTCTTCCATTTTAAGTGCAGTTAATATGTTATTAACCGCCCAGCCTCTTTGAGTAGCCAAATTGCACTGAGCTATACAACTTTTTGTAGCAGTAAATATCCTTGATATGATATTACTATCCTCAACATTTGAAAAGAGAACACAAAATTCAGGAAGTTTGTTGTTTAAAGATCTTATTCCATCCTCCACCGGAAAAGCACTCCTTGAATTTTCTGTAGTGTGCACAAGTGAATTACAAGAAACTCCACAATCATCATATTTTTGTGCACTAGAAATGAATTCAACATTAATTACATCAGAGGGAGGTGAAATGAACAGGTCTGCTCTTGAACTCAACACGTTGTCTGGGAGTGATTTATGTAGAGAGGGAATCGTCAAATTATCCTCTTCAAATATTTCATGAAACTCAATGTCAGGAAGAGATGGAGACAAGGGAAGATCCATTGCTTTTCTATAGCATTCCTCACTGAAAGCATTTTCTAATTCTAATAATTTCATATAACTTTCATCAGGCactttatcaaaattaattatggAATCGAAACTATTTGCAACATCACATATTCTCTCCCCACATGCTTGAGTGGTTTCTAAAGTACGTGGAGCAGGGCAGGAAGTCTGTCTACAGACATTTGCATCATCATAGACCTCACTGTTGGTCTCTGTCGTTgctttcttctcatccctgttAATCCAAGATATCATGTCCACTTTTTCCCTTCGAgatttctttctcttcttgtGGGCCCTTTTATTCTCTTCCTGTAAATTATTAGGATTATGAAGTGCCACTTTCCCTCCTAAGCATTTGCCAAGTTTTCTATACAACAAACCATGAAAATCAGAGAGTTTCTCAGAAGACAAATTTGCAATATATTCAACTGTATCATGCATTCTTTTCCTCTTCCTGTGCTGCACATCAACAGATTTATCAGATGGGTTGCACATGTTTTGTTTAGCATTAAAGATCTCCTGAGTCAATTGTGCTGAAGCAGTAACTGGAAAAATGCTTGCATCCTGTGAGCCCATCAACTGTCCATCAGAAAAAGATTCTGTACTGGAATTTATAGCAGAACTCTGTAACTTTGTTTGGTTGGATCCTCTAACCAGAGGCTCCAATTTAGAACCAATACCTGTGATAGATTCAGAGCAATTTCCACCAGGAGTGAGGTGTGGAGTGCTATTCTGCATGTTCTTCCTCAATGGATCACTTGCATCCATCATTGTGCAGCAAGGCTTCAGAACCTCATTGTCAAATTGGCTAAGAATCTCAGACAAATTTAGCTTGCCAATTTGTCTAATGACATTTAAATTCTGCATGTCTAGTATATTCTCATACTGCAAAAGATGAAAATAGTTACGTCGTGCGTATACAACAAAAACATGAAGTAAAAAGAGAGCCaacaaaagaaatttaaaacaaatccCTAATTATATGAATTCAGACATGTAACCAAGTACCATCTAACTACTAAACAATTATTTCGTTCTGATATATAATATAACAACCCAAATAATTATGTATTGCTTTCAGGGATACTGAAAATTTCCCAAAGTTAACTAATCTTTTGGTGCTACTGTTATATGATCATAAAACCAAAGATTGCAATAATTCAGGGGACAACAACCAATAAGTTCATAACCAATTGTCCATAACATAAGTAGTCTCACTTTAATCTGCATATGAGAGTAATCCAGGACGAAATCATTGGCTTCAAAAGTGTGCATGATTTCAACCAGGAGATGAGATAAAAAATggcaaaatagaaaaaatactcaaatattATACATAACCGTAAACAATCTGTCCGTGAAACCAACCTTTGTTTGGTCATGCTTACTTCCAGCAACAGGTGAAAAGGATGCATCAAGCATATCAACGCGGTGTAGAAATTGAATGAAATCAACCTTTAGACGGCCTAATTCGTTCCGCAAAATGTCATACCGACTTGCTTCTAACTTATATTTTTGCCTTGTATGCTTTGCTCGTAGCTTTTCCAGCTTAAGTTTATTTTTCAAAAGCTTCATTTTTGTACTTTCAGCTTTAACCTTGTTGTCAGCAGCCATTTCAACAGGCTTTGTCAAGGATGAGAGTTCATGGATCTTCTGTTTGAAATCCTCAATTGTCTGCTTATCCTCTTCTAACTGCTGAGACATCTGAACAGCAAGGCATTTCTCTTTCATGAACTTGTTCCAGTTATCCTCAGCAAGTGCCTTCTGCTCCTCTAGTTTAACCATCTCAGCATCTGCACACCTTTTTTCCTTGTCAACCTTTTGTTTTTCTACCTCTAACTTTTCATTTGCTCTTGCCATTGCTGAATCAGCCTTTCTTTTTTCTGCTAATAGTTTGTTCTTATCAGCTTCAAACTTTTTGGTTGCCTCTTTAAACATAGATATCTCCGACACCAACTTTGTTTTTGCTTCATTAACCTGTTTCTCCAATTGACCAATTTGAATCCTATACTTCTCCCCCTCAACTCTGGCAATCTCCCCCTTTTCAGCagccttcttcttctcctcttctagtAACTTGCAAGCAGCAGAAGCTTTCTTCCTCTCAGAATCGGCCATTCTCTTCTTCTCCTCTAGAAGCTCCTTCAATCTACAggtttctttttccttttcagcaaccttatttttctcttctccAAGTAGCTTGCAAACTTCATTGTCTTTCTTCCTCTCAGAATCAGTCCTTCTTTTCTTCTCCTCTAGAAGCTCCCTCAATCTACctatttccttttccttttcagCAACCTTATTCTTCTCTTCTACAAGTAACTTGCAAACTTCATTGTCTTTCTTCCTCTCAGAATCATCCCTTCTCTTCTCTGACTCTATAAGCTCCTTCAATCTGCTAATCTCCTTTTCCTTTTCAgcaaccttcttctcctcttCTCCAAGTAACTTGCAAACTTCATTGTCTTTCTTCCTCTCAAAATCATCCCTTCTCTTCTCTGCCTCCATAAGCTCCTTCAATCTACTAATCTCCttttccttttcaaaaactttattCTTCTCTTCTTCAAGTAACTTGCAAACTTCATTGTCTTTCTTCCTCTCAGAATCATCCCTTCTCTTCTCTGCCTCAATAAACTCATTCAATCTACtaatttccttttccttttcagCAACCTTATTCTTCTCTTCTCCAAGTAACTTCCAAACTTCATTGTCTTTCTTCCTCTCAGAATCATCCCTTCTCTTCTCTGACTCTATAAGCTCCTTCAATCTACTAATCTCCTTTTCCTTTTCAGCaaccttcttcttctcttctccaAGTAACTTGCAAACATCATTGTCTTTCTTCCTCTCAGAATCATCCCTTCTCTTCTCTGCCTCGATAAGCTCCTTCAATCTACTAATCTCCTtttccttttcaaaaacctTATTCTTCTCTTCTCCAAGTAACTTCCGTACTTCAGCATCTTTATTCCTCTCAGAATCAGCGCTCCTCTTTTCTGTCTCTATAAGCTCCTTCAGTCTACTgatttcattttccttttcagcagctttcttcttctcttctcctACCAACTTGCACGCTTCAGCAGCTTTCTTACTCTCTGAATTAACCCTCCTCTTCTCCACATCTAAAAGCCCTTTCAACCTACCgatttccttttccttttcagCAGCCTTAGTCTTCTCATCTTCTAGCAATTTGCAAGCTTCGGCAGCTTTCTTCATCTCAGAATCAGCCCTTCCATTTTCCACCTCAAGCAGCTCCTTCAATCTACTAATTTCCTTTTCCCTATCAGCTTGTAAGGTCCCATTCTCATCCCCACGGCCGCTGCACCCCTGCTGTGTTTTGGGAGTATCAATCTGAGGCTCAAAGCTGGAACTTTCACTCCCTAAGGATACCCTAGCAGCAGTAAATTCCCCCAATTTATCCCCTCTTTCCACTTTGACCCCACATGCTGCAGAGAATAACATCACATACATTACTAGCATATTCAACATTCCCTCAAATAAACTAAACTGATAGCATATGCATACTCCGAACATAACCAGATAATGCCTTATACCCCAAATCTTAGAAATTTAACATATTACTTACCGTTGGTACTGCGGGACTGGATTTCGTTGATTTTGATTTCAAGAACCTTGACGGCTTGTCGCAGAGCATTGCGCGATTCCTGCACCTTCGAGTATTTCTTCTTCCACTGcgtataaagagaaaaaaaagatacaTGGTTAAAATCGAAAGCGTAGCAAAATAAATGGAGGTGTGAAGGGAAGAGGTACTACGTGGTCACAACAGGGATTTTTGGAATCGGATTTCAGTGTCTGATCTCGATTCATAGACAATGTCATCTTCGCAATGCAGTAAAATGAAACGAACGACACTAAGAGCCGGTGACGGTGGTGACGGTGGTTGTGGCGGTGAAGTAAACCCTAAACCCCATAGCCGAGAGTTTGCACAGCTTCAATATTGAATCTGGAGAGTTTAATTCACCCTTATTAATGTGAATTCTTCGGTTGCaattaaaaatacaagaaaaaacaaataatacagAAATTCACATTTAAATCTTAataaacaagaaacaaaaatattcaTTCATTTTGGCCATTGGAcaaaaaaggaataaaaaaatattctagaaaataaattacaaaatcgaatcatttttattcttcttttctATTAAAATAGGTCATACTATTTTGTAAGTCTAATAAAATATGCTTAATAtgtcaattttaatttattttgtaaaaatattatcataagATGAATTTTTTTCATCCATAGAAACCAGCA comes from the Phaseolus vulgaris cultivar G19833 chromosome 8, P. vulgaris v2.0, whole genome shotgun sequence genome and includes:
- the LOC137823918 gene encoding uncharacterized protein encodes the protein MTLSMNRDQTLKSDSKNPCCDHWKKKYSKVQESRNALRQAVKVLEIKINEIQSRSTNACGVKVERGDKLGEFTAARVSLGSESSSFEPQIDTPKTQQGCSGRGDENGTLQADREKEISRLKELLEVENGRADSEMKKAAEACKLLEDEKTKAAEKEKEIGRLKGLLDVEKRRVNSESKKAAEACKLVGEEKKKAAEKENEISRLKELIETEKRSADSERNKDAEVRKLLGEEKNKVFEKEKEISRLKELIEAEKRRDDSERKKDNDVCKLLGEEKKKVAEKEKEISRLKELIESEKRRDDSERKKDNEVWKLLGEEKNKVAEKEKEISRLNEFIEAEKRRDDSERKKDNEVCKLLEEEKNKVFEKEKEISRLKELMEAEKRRDDFERKKDNEVCKLLGEEEKKVAEKEKEISRLKELIESEKRRDDSERKKDNEVCKLLVEEKNKVAEKEKEIGRLRELLEEKKRRTDSERKKDNEVCKLLGEEKNKVAEKEKETCRLKELLEEKKRMADSERKKASAACKLLEEEKKKAAEKGEIARVEGEKYRIQIGQLEKQVNEAKTKLVSEISMFKEATKKFEADKNKLLAEKRKADSAMARANEKLEVEKQKVDKEKRCADAEMVKLEEQKALAEDNWNKFMKEKCLAVQMSQQLEEDKQTIEDFKQKIHELSSLTKPVEMAADNKVKAESTKMKLLKNKLKLEKLRAKHTRQKYKLEASRYDILRNELGRLKVDFIQFLHRVDMLDASFSPVAGSKHDQTKYENILDMQNLNVIRQIGKLNLSEILSQFDNEVLKPCCTMMDASDPLRKNMQNSTPHLTPGGNCSESITGIGSKLEPLVRGSNQTKLQSSAINSSTESFSDGQLMGSQDASIFPVTASAQLTQEIFNAKQNMCNPSDKSVDVQHRKRKRMHDTVEYIANLSSEKLSDFHGLLYRKLGKCLGGKVALHNPNNLQEENKRAHKKRKKSRREKVDMISWINRDEKKATTETNSEVYDDANVCRQTSCPAPRTLETTQACGERICDVANSFDSIINFDKVPDESYMKLLELENAFSEECYRKAMDLPLSPSLPDIEFHEIFEEDNLTIPSLHKSLPDNVLSSRADLFISPPSDVINVEFISSAQKYDDCGVSCNSLVHTTENSRSAFPVEDGIRSLNNKLPEFCVLFSNVEDSNIISRIFTATKSCIAQCNLATQRGWAVNNILTALKMEEKLTQKERVSVLLTLMLFNFSMTTTETFGRLWDGKSFHCVRSYSEHICTVMTDAETRILFVENYSLHELLGLIEDFLIQGKIIVNNRVDAETLSSDLRATDFVNCVNEISSDAASSEQLVAASIILASVCAATDYVGFICDASYHILRSCKLDSLMVLTILHIFSYLGGEKFFNKDNFGLTVTVLKSIIMFLENGRLSVATVCLPSINQLHAELCMNAKCPFLEGAESIDAVACLLLEEIKRVDLSESGFMEVQCAIDKNYDVPCSKKCLISATQPDTLKTVDCCCLSNVLSLVELVANKMSWHWVGMKLVPQLLNILDSCVEENFAIRIIVLLGQLGRTGVDVGGFEDQGVGNLRCYLCTYFCRTSSVKADLSLQFATASALFGLLPLDFESLFHTNINLSAYSKSISDNAETLRKWFSGLRKDQQKLLSDVYNK